The Rhodopseudomonas palustris genome window below encodes:
- a CDS encoding glycosyltransferase, translating into MSGQPGLVDCDFTLALNNRTGKFFFCGDLIAGSKDLIRKVYYWRLGLDRLPAGLIARILGRLAVVEIDLRVRHPRTLTAFLSRRNRLPIVFTDPREVLIHDLRETDIILCHDVGPLTHPAFYADGVEQIYRAAFDRIAEAKPHLLFASESSCEEFKLLYGDDFPCLGVLYPPIRFTSGSSDQQPVTSIPGKFFLSVGSLGTRKNQLRAIEAFGRTGLAEKGYSYVICGGPEPGAEHVIAAADRTPGVIIPGYVNDPQLLWLYSNAEGFILPSLLEGFGLPAAEAIHYGVIPLLSRGGALQEVAGPSAILVDPRDVDAIAQGMHQIADMSEDEKAQRLDQMRTSIARFSTENALRVWRSVLSQAASLHQHTDASPSTSL; encoded by the coding sequence ATGTCTGGTCAACCAGGACTTGTCGATTGCGACTTCACGCTGGCGCTCAACAACAGGACCGGTAAGTTCTTCTTCTGCGGCGATCTCATCGCCGGCTCGAAGGATCTGATCCGGAAGGTGTATTACTGGAGGCTCGGATTAGACCGGCTTCCCGCCGGGCTGATTGCCCGTATCCTGGGCCGTCTGGCCGTCGTCGAAATCGATCTCCGGGTTCGGCATCCCCGGACACTCACAGCCTTCTTGTCGCGCCGGAACAGGCTGCCGATCGTCTTTACCGATCCAAGAGAAGTCCTCATCCACGACCTGCGCGAAACCGATATCATCCTGTGCCACGACGTCGGCCCCCTGACCCATCCGGCCTTTTACGCGGATGGTGTCGAGCAGATCTACCGGGCGGCGTTCGATCGCATTGCGGAGGCCAAGCCGCATCTTCTGTTCGCCAGTGAAAGCTCGTGCGAGGAATTCAAGCTGCTCTATGGCGACGATTTCCCTTGTCTGGGCGTTCTGTATCCGCCGATCAGGTTCACTTCGGGCTCCTCGGACCAGCAACCGGTGACATCTATCCCGGGCAAGTTCTTTCTGTCTGTCGGCAGCCTGGGAACTCGCAAGAACCAGTTGCGGGCGATCGAGGCCTTCGGACGAACCGGCCTCGCCGAGAAGGGGTATAGCTATGTGATCTGCGGCGGCCCGGAGCCTGGCGCCGAACACGTCATCGCCGCCGCAGACCGCACCCCCGGCGTCATCATCCCGGGGTACGTCAACGATCCCCAGCTTCTTTGGCTGTACTCCAACGCAGAAGGATTCATCCTCCCAAGTTTACTTGAGGGCTTCGGCTTACCGGCAGCCGAGGCGATTCATTATGGGGTAATACCGCTGCTGAGCCGAGGAGGAGCTCTCCAAGAGGTCGCCGGCCCATCAGCGATCCTCGTCGACCCGCGGGATGTCGACGCGATCGCTCAGGGAATGCATCAGATCGCAGATATGAGCGAGGACGAGAAGGCGCAGCGCTTGGATCAGATGCGAACGAGTATTGCGAGATTTTCAACGGAGAACGCCCTACGGGTCTGGCGATCCGTTCTGTCCCAGGCGGCATCGCTTCACCAGCATACGGACGCAAGCCCCTCCACATCGCTATAG